From a single Octopus sinensis linkage group LG5, ASM634580v1, whole genome shotgun sequence genomic region:
- the LOC118763665 gene encoding opioid growth factor receptor-like protein 1 isoform X2, with translation MHCGTNLEDNKLLYALNKVSHPNLDFYQNRIKSEPNGDFIENILRKWSQNYECLEKKAGYVEWLFPTPEDATSHKYSSPLTCYESRIMQNDIKIQKRYLRSFRMMLNFLGFQLTKSMQIVLTPEVNQRFCHLQKNPHNYEHFTRIMISLKCLGYSKLQKKWVQFITNLINIGFLADAKDHYSNSWLKI, from the exons ATGCATTGCGGGACAAATCTAGAGGACAATAAATTATTATACGCTCTCAACAAAGTATCACATCCGAATCTGGATTTTTACCAAAATAGAATCAAGTCTGAACCCAACG gtgatttcattgaaaatattctaCGTAAATGGTCTCAGAATTATGAGTGTCTGGAGAAGAAAGCAGGTTATGTTGAATG GTTATTTCCAACTCCAGAAGATGCAACGTCTCACAAATATTCTTCACCACTCACTTGTTATGAATCTCGT ataatgCAAAATGACATTAAAATCCAAAAAAGATACCTTCGCAGTTTCAGAATGATGCTAAACTTTTTGGGTTTTCAATTAACAAAGTCTATGCAGATTGTTCTCACTCCAGAAGTTAATCAAAGATTCTGTCATTTACAaaa GAACCCACACAACTATGAACACTTTACAAGAATCATGATCTCTTTGAAATGTCTGGGTTACAGTAAATTACAGAAGAAATGGGTACAATTCATCACTAACCTTATTAACATTGGATTTTTAGCAGATGCAAAAGATCATTATTCTAACAGCTGGTTAAAAATATGA